From Streptomyces durmitorensis, a single genomic window includes:
- the katG gene encoding catalase/peroxidase HPI: protein MTDNHDAIVTDPEPEETGGCPVAHGRAPHPTQGGGNRQWWPERLNLKILAKNPAVSNPLGEEFDYAEAFKTLDLPSVKRDIAEVLTTSQDWWPADFGNYGPLMIRMAWHSAGTYRISDGRGGAGAGQQRFAPLNSWPDNVSLDKARRLLWPVKQKYGQSLSWADLLVLTGNVALETMGFKTFGFAGGRADVWEPDEDVYWGPETTWLDDERYTGDRELENPLGAVQMGLIYVNPEGPNGNPDPVAAARDIRETFRRMAMNDEETVALIAGGHTFGKTHGAGPSEAVGDDPEAAPMEQQGFGWKNSHGTGVGKDAITSGLEVIWTTTPAKWGHDFFKHLFEYDYELTQSPAGAHQWVATNAEAIIPDAFDASKKHRPQMLTTDLSLRFDPVYEQISRRFYENPDQFADAFARAWYKLTHRDMGPIVRYLGPEVPSEVLLWQDPLPEAEGEPVDASDIASLKEQILGSDLTTAQLVSAAWAAASSFRGSDKRGGANGGRIRLEPQRSWEVNNPDDLAQVLRTLEGIQSSFNSGAKKVSLADLIVLGGSAAVEKAAKDGGVQVAVPFTPGRVDATQEQTDVESFAALEPTNDGFRNFAGKGNRLPAEFLLIDKANLLTLSAPELTVLVGGLRVLGANHAGSKHGVFTDKPGTLSNDFFVNLLDMGTTWKSTSAAQDEFEGRDANGAVKWTGTRADLVFGSNSELRALAEVYASDDAKEKFVKDFVAAWDKVMNLDRFDLV, encoded by the coding sequence ATGACTGACAACCATGACGCGATCGTCACCGACCCCGAGCCGGAAGAGACCGGCGGTTGCCCGGTCGCGCACGGTCGCGCGCCGCACCCGACCCAGGGCGGTGGAAACCGCCAGTGGTGGCCGGAGCGGCTCAACCTGAAGATCCTCGCCAAGAACCCCGCCGTGTCCAACCCTCTCGGCGAGGAGTTCGACTACGCCGAGGCGTTCAAGACCCTCGACCTGCCGTCCGTGAAACGGGACATCGCCGAGGTCCTCACCACCTCGCAGGACTGGTGGCCCGCCGACTTCGGCAACTACGGCCCGCTCATGATCCGCATGGCGTGGCACAGCGCGGGCACGTACCGCATCAGCGACGGCCGCGGCGGCGCCGGTGCCGGGCAGCAGCGCTTCGCCCCGCTCAACAGCTGGCCGGACAACGTCAGCCTCGACAAGGCCCGCCGGCTCCTCTGGCCGGTGAAGCAGAAGTACGGCCAGAGCCTGTCCTGGGCCGACCTCCTGGTCCTCACCGGCAATGTCGCCCTGGAGACGATGGGCTTCAAGACCTTCGGCTTCGCCGGCGGCCGCGCCGACGTCTGGGAGCCCGACGAGGACGTCTACTGGGGTCCCGAGACCACCTGGCTCGACGACGAGCGCTACACCGGCGACCGTGAGCTGGAGAACCCGCTGGGTGCCGTCCAGATGGGTCTCATCTACGTCAACCCCGAGGGCCCCAACGGCAATCCGGACCCGGTCGCCGCGGCCCGCGACATCCGCGAGACGTTCCGCCGCATGGCGATGAACGACGAGGAGACCGTCGCGCTCATCGCGGGCGGCCACACCTTCGGCAAGACCCACGGCGCGGGACCGAGCGAGGCCGTCGGGGACGACCCCGAGGCCGCGCCCATGGAGCAGCAGGGCTTCGGCTGGAAGAACTCCCACGGCACCGGCGTGGGCAAGGACGCGATCACCAGCGGTCTCGAGGTCATCTGGACCACCACGCCCGCCAAGTGGGGCCACGACTTCTTCAAGCACCTCTTCGAGTACGACTACGAGCTCACCCAGAGCCCGGCGGGTGCCCACCAGTGGGTGGCGACCAACGCGGAGGCGATCATCCCTGACGCCTTCGACGCGTCGAAGAAGCACCGCCCGCAGATGCTCACCACCGACCTGTCGCTGCGCTTCGACCCGGTCTACGAGCAGATCTCCCGCCGCTTCTACGAGAACCCGGACCAGTTCGCGGACGCGTTCGCCCGCGCCTGGTACAAGCTGACGCACCGTGACATGGGCCCGATCGTGCGCTACCTCGGCCCGGAGGTGCCCTCCGAGGTACTGCTGTGGCAGGACCCGCTGCCGGAGGCCGAGGGCGAGCCGGTCGACGCCTCCGACATCGCATCGCTCAAGGAGCAGATCCTCGGTTCGGACCTCACGACCGCGCAGCTCGTCTCGGCGGCCTGGGCCGCGGCGTCCTCCTTCCGCGGCAGCGACAAGCGCGGTGGCGCCAACGGCGGCCGTATCCGCCTGGAGCCGCAGCGCAGCTGGGAGGTCAACAACCCGGACGACCTCGCGCAGGTCCTTCGCACCCTCGAAGGCATCCAGTCGTCCTTCAACTCCGGCGCCAAGAAGGTCTCGCTGGCCGACCTGATCGTCCTCGGCGGCTCCGCCGCGGTGGAGAAGGCGGCCAAGGACGGCGGCGTCCAGGTCGCGGTGCCGTTCACACCGGGCCGTGTCGACGCCACGCAGGAGCAGACGGACGTCGAGTCGTTCGCCGCGCTCGAGCCGACCAACGACGGCTTCCGCAACTTCGCCGGCAAGGGCAACCGTCTGCCGGCCGAGTTCCTGCTGATCGACAAGGCGAACCTGCTGACCCTGAGCGCGCCCGAGCTGACGGTCCTCGTCGGTGGTCTGCGCGTCCTGGGCGCCAACCACGCCGGGTCGAAGCACGGCGTGTTCACCGACAAGCCGGGCACCCTGTCGAACGACTTCTTCGTCAACCTGCTCGACATGGGCACGACCTGGAAGTCGACGTCCGCGGCGCAGGACGAGTTCGAGGGCCGTGACGCGAACGGCGCGGTCAAGTGGACCGGCACCCGTGCCGACCTCGTCTTCGGCTCGAACTCCGAGCTGCGCGCGCTCGCCGAGGTCTACGCGAGCGATGACGCCAAGGAGAAGTTCGTGAAGGACTTCGTCGCGGCCTGGGACAAGGTCATGAACCTCGACCGGTTCGACCTCGTCTGA
- a CDS encoding Gfo/Idh/MocA family protein, whose product MPFAAPRRRRCAVVGLGARAQLFTEALAGPYADRIELAGFCDVNAHRMAVHNGWIASAHPGRPPIPTYSADDFEEMLRRERVDLVVVCTVDHLHDHYIVRALEAGCDVVTEKPMTTTAERARRILDAQRRTGREVRVAFNYRYNPVHSAVRELLADGEIGEVGSVHFEWLLDLRHGADYFRRWHRDKANSGGLMVHKATHHFDLVNWWLGAQPETVYAQGGLFFYGDEAGDRRGLARDYTRAHGSTAADGDPFAIRLADSSVLSALYLDAEAEDGYHRDQNVFGPGVSIEDDMAVLVRYSSGATLTYHLTAYAPWEGYRIAFNGSEGRVELLVEESTWTRPDVRTDGASAVLHGAAVGDEAGRTQLLVRRSWEEPREVKVPTGEGGHGGGDVRMLADLFGERAPGDADSLGRAADAGDGARSLATGLAANRSFVTGLPVDARRLMDSKGDS is encoded by the coding sequence ATGCCCTTCGCCGCCCCGCGCCGTCGCCGCTGTGCCGTGGTGGGACTCGGCGCCCGCGCCCAGCTCTTCACCGAGGCGCTCGCCGGTCCCTACGCGGACCGGATCGAGCTGGCCGGTTTCTGCGATGTCAACGCGCACCGCATGGCCGTCCACAACGGCTGGATTGCGTCCGCCCACCCCGGCCGCCCGCCCATACCCACGTACTCCGCGGACGACTTCGAGGAGATGCTGCGCCGCGAGCGCGTCGATCTCGTCGTGGTGTGCACGGTCGACCACCTGCACGACCACTACATCGTGCGGGCGCTCGAAGCGGGCTGCGACGTGGTCACCGAGAAGCCGATGACCACGACCGCCGAGCGCGCCCGGCGCATCCTCGACGCCCAGCGCCGCACGGGCCGCGAGGTCCGCGTCGCCTTCAACTACCGCTACAACCCGGTGCATTCGGCCGTGCGCGAGCTCCTGGCGGACGGTGAGATCGGCGAGGTCGGCTCGGTGCACTTCGAGTGGCTGCTCGATCTGCGCCACGGCGCCGACTACTTCCGCCGCTGGCACCGCGACAAGGCGAACTCCGGCGGCCTGATGGTGCACAAGGCCACGCACCACTTCGACCTGGTCAACTGGTGGCTGGGCGCGCAGCCGGAGACCGTCTACGCGCAGGGCGGGCTCTTCTTCTACGGCGACGAGGCGGGCGACCGGCGTGGCCTGGCCCGCGACTACACCCGCGCCCATGGCTCCACCGCCGCCGATGGCGACCCCTTCGCCATCCGTCTCGCCGACTCGTCCGTGCTCAGCGCCCTGTACCTGGACGCGGAGGCGGAGGACGGCTACCACCGCGACCAGAACGTGTTCGGGCCCGGGGTGAGCATCGAGGACGACATGGCGGTCCTCGTGCGCTACTCCTCCGGCGCGACCCTCACGTACCACCTCACCGCGTACGCGCCCTGGGAGGGCTATCGGATCGCCTTCAACGGCAGCGAGGGGCGCGTCGAACTCCTCGTGGAGGAGTCCACCTGGACCCGGCCCGATGTGCGGACCGACGGGGCGAGCGCCGTCCTGCACGGCGCGGCGGTCGGGGACGAGGCAGGGCGCACCCAGCTCCTGGTGCGCCGCTCCTGGGAGGAGCCCCGGGAGGTGAAGGTGCCCACGGGAGAGGGCGGGCACGGCGGCGGGGACGTGCGCATGCTGGCCGATCTCTTCGGCGAGCGGGCGCCCGGTGACGCGGACTCCCTGGGCCGGGCGGCGGACGCGGGCGACGGAGCCCGCTCGCTCGCCACGGGCCTCGCCGCGAACCGTTCCTTCGTCACGGGGCTTCCGGTCGACGCCCGGCGCCTCATGGACAGCAAAGGCGACAGCTGA
- a CDS encoding PmoA family protein, translated as MTIQVTHTHGERITVKAGGVELLSYVYAPDPDPFEARKPYIHPLRTLAGHQVSGYRPNDHRWHKGLQMTASHLSGQNFWGGNCYVHGEGYLRLPERVGSMRHDGFSALDVEDDRLSLVEELTWIENGGREWAREERGITVHSVDEQAGSWALDWSIRLTNVRDEPLRFGSPTTAGRDMAGYTGLQWRGPRDFTGGDAFGPDDEKDAAQLMGTQGPWLAFTAEHDDVDAHSTLVFAHAPENLDASSAIHDSHWFVRSEPIPTVAFSWAFFDEFALPPGASFTYRYRVVVADGAWDRDRVATHLKGLSW; from the coding sequence ATGACGATTCAGGTCACCCACACCCACGGCGAGCGGATCACGGTCAAGGCCGGTGGCGTCGAGCTGCTCAGCTACGTCTACGCGCCGGACCCGGACCCCTTCGAGGCCCGCAAGCCCTACATCCACCCGCTGCGCACCCTGGCCGGACACCAGGTCTCCGGATACCGCCCGAACGACCACCGCTGGCACAAGGGCCTCCAGATGACCGCCAGTCATCTGTCGGGGCAGAACTTCTGGGGCGGCAACTGCTATGTCCACGGCGAGGGTTATCTGCGCCTGCCGGAGCGGGTCGGTTCCATGCGCCACGACGGCTTCTCCGCCCTGGACGTCGAGGACGACCGACTCAGCCTCGTCGAAGAGCTCACCTGGATCGAGAACGGCGGCCGGGAATGGGCCAGGGAAGAGCGCGGCATCACCGTCCACTCCGTCGACGAGCAGGCCGGATCATGGGCCCTGGATTGGTCGATCCGTCTGACCAACGTCCGTGACGAACCCCTGCGCTTCGGCTCGCCGACCACAGCGGGACGCGACATGGCCGGATACACGGGCCTGCAGTGGCGCGGGCCGCGCGACTTCACCGGCGGTGACGCCTTCGGCCCCGACGACGAGAAGGACGCGGCGCAGCTGATGGGCACCCAGGGGCCCTGGCTCGCCTTCACCGCCGAGCACGACGACGTCGACGCACACTCCACCCTCGTCTTCGCGCACGCCCCCGAGAACCTCGACGCGTCGAGCGCGATCCACGACTCGCACTGGTTCGTGCGCTCCGAACCCATCCCGACCGTCGCCTTCTCCTGGGCGTTCTTCGACGAGTTCGCGCTGCCGCCCGGCGCCTCCTTCACCTACCGCTACCGCGTCGTGGTCGCCGACGGCGCCTGGGACCGCGACCGCGTCGCCACCCACCTGAAGGGCCTGTCATGGTGA
- a CDS encoding Fur family transcriptional regulator: MSDLLERLRGRGWRMTAQRRVVAEVLDGEHVHLTADEVLARATARLPEISRATVYNTLGELVTLGEVIEVSTGRAKRYDPNAHHPHQHLVCSGCGAIRDVHPAGDPLAELPPSERFGFTVSEAEVTYRGLCPDCVARG, encoded by the coding sequence ATGAGCGATCTCCTGGAACGGCTCCGCGGACGAGGCTGGAGGATGACCGCTCAGCGCCGGGTGGTCGCCGAGGTGCTCGACGGCGAACACGTCCACCTCACCGCGGACGAGGTGCTCGCGCGCGCCACCGCCCGACTGCCGGAGATCTCCCGCGCCACGGTCTACAACACCCTCGGTGAACTGGTCACCCTCGGCGAGGTGATCGAGGTGTCGACAGGCCGCGCGAAGCGGTACGACCCGAACGCCCACCACCCCCACCAGCACCTGGTCTGCTCGGGCTGCGGCGCGATCCGGGATGTCCACCCCGCGGGCGACCCGCTGGCCGAGCTACCGCCCTCCGAACGCTTCGGCTTCACGGTCTCCGAGGCCGAGGTGACCTATCGAGGGCTGTGCCCGGACTGCGTCGCTCGGGGGTGA
- a CDS encoding Gfo/Idh/MocA family protein, with product MSSTPTRLRAAVVGTGGIVTGSHLPALRAHSDRIELRAAVDVDPARLTAFRAEAEETGMEDVEGYADFDAMLDAVRPDLVLIGTPPSLHREQTVAALKAGAWVLCEKPLCLSLAEYDEIAAAEQASGTYASVVFQHRYGSGAVHARELIAGGELGAPRVAHCQTTWHRDSAYYAVPWRGRWESEGGGPTMGHGIHQFDLLLHLLGDWTEIRAMAARLVHDTESEDVSTALVRFENGALATVVNSVLSPDEVSRIRVDCADATVELTHLYGHSNDDWVYTPAPHVDAERADAWRTPAADVPSSHAAQLGALLDAYEQGVRPPGSGSDARRTLEFAAALYKSAFTGQPVLAGEIAAGDPYYPAMHGGHPDWSPKR from the coding sequence ATGTCCTCCACCCCCACCCGTCTACGTGCCGCGGTCGTCGGCACCGGCGGCATCGTGACCGGCAGTCATCTGCCCGCCCTGCGGGCCCACTCCGACCGGATCGAGCTGAGAGCCGCCGTCGACGTCGACCCGGCCAGGCTCACCGCCTTCCGCGCGGAGGCCGAGGAGACGGGCATGGAAGACGTCGAGGGCTACGCGGACTTCGACGCGATGCTCGACGCGGTCCGCCCCGACCTGGTCCTGATCGGCACACCGCCCTCGCTGCACCGGGAGCAGACCGTGGCCGCCCTGAAGGCGGGCGCGTGGGTGCTGTGCGAGAAGCCGCTGTGTCTCTCGCTCGCCGAGTACGACGAGATCGCCGCCGCCGAGCAGGCATCGGGAACGTACGCCTCCGTGGTCTTCCAGCACCGCTACGGCTCGGGCGCCGTCCACGCCCGCGAACTGATCGCGGGCGGCGAGCTGGGCGCACCCCGGGTCGCGCACTGCCAGACCACCTGGCACCGGGACAGCGCCTACTACGCGGTGCCGTGGCGCGGCCGGTGGGAGAGCGAGGGCGGCGGCCCCACCATGGGGCACGGCATCCACCAGTTCGACCTGCTCCTGCACCTGCTCGGCGACTGGACCGAGATCCGCGCCATGGCGGCCCGCCTCGTCCACGACACCGAGAGCGAGGACGTCTCGACCGCCCTGGTGCGGTTCGAGAACGGCGCGCTCGCCACCGTCGTCAACAGCGTCCTGTCCCCGGACGAGGTCAGCCGCATCCGCGTCGACTGCGCCGACGCGACCGTCGAACTCACCCACCTGTACGGGCACTCCAACGACGACTGGGTCTACACCCCGGCCCCGCACGTCGACGCCGAGCGCGCCGACGCCTGGCGCACGCCCGCCGCCGACGTACCCAGCTCGCACGCCGCCCAGCTCGGTGCCCTCCTCGACGCGTACGAGCAGGGCGTACGGCCGCCGGGCAGCGGCTCCGACGCCCGCCGCACCCTCGAATTCGCCGCCGCGCTCTACAAGTCGGCGTTCACCGGACAGCCGGTGCTCGCGGGCGAGATCGCCGCCGGTGACCCCTACTACCCGGCCATGCACGGCGGCCACCCCGACTGGAGCCCCAAGCGATGA
- a CDS encoding PadR family transcriptional regulator, with product MALEHAILVSLLEKPGSGYELARRFERSIGYFWTATHQQIYRVLKRMESDGWIDVREVPQQARPDKKEYSVAALGRSVLSQWLHEPIEPESVRHELAVKIRGAAFDDPAALIREVERHRQAHTERLARYLAGERRDFTGPEAPASPDAGQELQHVVLRGGIAYERMTLAWLDDVLDTLHRLGPED from the coding sequence ATGGCGCTAGAGCACGCGATCCTCGTCTCGCTCCTTGAGAAGCCGGGCTCAGGCTATGAGCTGGCCCGGCGGTTCGAGCGGTCCATCGGGTACTTCTGGACCGCCACCCACCAGCAGATCTACCGCGTCCTCAAGCGCATGGAGAGCGACGGCTGGATCGACGTCCGCGAGGTGCCGCAGCAGGCGCGGCCGGACAAGAAGGAGTACTCCGTCGCCGCCCTCGGGCGGTCCGTGCTCTCCCAGTGGCTGCACGAGCCCATCGAACCCGAGAGCGTGCGGCACGAGCTCGCCGTGAAGATCCGCGGCGCGGCCTTCGACGACCCGGCCGCCCTGATCCGTGAGGTCGAGCGGCACCGCCAGGCGCACACCGAGCGGCTCGCGCGCTATCTCGCGGGGGAGCGGCGTGACTTCACCGGACCCGAAGCGCCCGCCTCGCCCGACGCCGGGCAGGAGCTCCAGCATGTCGTGCTGCGCGGCGGCATCGCGTACGAACGCATGACGCTCGCCTGGCTCGACGACGTGCTCGACACCCTGCACCGGCTCGGTCCCGAGGACTGA
- a CDS encoding acyl-CoA dehydrogenase family protein, with product MADPLLFNPRTYDPKHFDPETRRLLRATVDWFEARGKRRLIEDYRTRAWLADFIEFSAKEGLFATFLTPASAAEGKQDARWDTARIAALNEIFGFYGLDYWYAWQVTILGLGPVWQSENTAARTRAAELLSQGEVFAFGLSEKTHGADIYSTDMLLEPDSDGAGGFRASGSKYYIGNGNEAGLVSVFGRRTDVEGPDGYVFFAADSRHEAYHLVKNVVDSSKYVSEFRLENYPVGPDDVLHTGRAAFDAALNTVNVGKFNLCTASIGICEHAMYEAVTHATGRILYGRPVTAFPHVRRELTDAYVRLVGMKLFSDRAVDYFRSAGPDDRRYLLFNPMTKMKVTTEGEKVIDLMWDVIAAKGFEKDTYFAQAAVEIRGLPKLEGTVHVNLALILKFMGNHLLNPAEYEPVPTRLDAADDDFLFRQGPARGLGAIRFHDWRTAYDAYADVPNVARFREQADALCEFVTTAAPDKEQSRDLDLLLAVGQLFALVVHGQLILEQARLTGLDQDVLDELFSVLVRDFSAHAVELHGKDSATAQQQSWALGAVRRPVVDEARSARVWERVEALAGEYEMAP from the coding sequence ATGGCCGACCCGCTGCTGTTCAACCCGCGCACCTACGACCCGAAGCACTTCGACCCCGAGACCCGCAGGCTCCTGCGCGCGACCGTCGACTGGTTCGAGGCCCGTGGCAAGCGCCGGCTGATCGAGGACTACCGCACCCGTGCCTGGCTCGCGGATTTCATCGAGTTCTCCGCCAAGGAGGGTCTCTTCGCGACCTTCCTCACCCCGGCCTCCGCGGCCGAGGGGAAGCAGGACGCGCGCTGGGACACCGCCCGGATCGCCGCCCTCAACGAGATCTTCGGCTTCTACGGGCTCGACTACTGGTACGCGTGGCAGGTCACCATCCTCGGCCTCGGCCCGGTCTGGCAGAGCGAGAACACGGCCGCCCGCACCCGCGCGGCGGAGCTCCTCTCCCAGGGTGAGGTGTTCGCGTTCGGCCTGTCCGAGAAGACCCACGGCGCCGACATCTACTCCACCGACATGCTGCTCGAGCCGGACAGTGACGGTGCCGGCGGCTTCCGGGCCAGCGGCTCCAAGTACTACATCGGCAACGGCAACGAGGCCGGCCTTGTCTCCGTCTTCGGCCGCCGCACCGACGTCGAGGGCCCCGACGGCTACGTCTTCTTCGCCGCCGACAGCCGTCACGAGGCGTACCACCTCGTCAAGAACGTCGTCGACTCCTCCAAGTACGTCAGCGAATTCCGCCTGGAGAACTACCCGGTCGGCCCCGACGACGTGCTGCACACCGGCCGCGCCGCCTTCGACGCCGCACTCAACACCGTCAACGTCGGCAAGTTCAACCTCTGCACCGCCTCGATCGGCATCTGCGAGCACGCGATGTACGAGGCCGTCACCCACGCCACCGGCCGCATCCTCTACGGCCGCCCCGTCACCGCCTTCCCGCACGTGCGCCGCGAGTTGACCGACGCGTACGTCCGCCTCGTCGGGATGAAGCTGTTCAGCGACCGCGCCGTCGACTACTTCCGCTCCGCGGGCCCCGACGACCGCCGCTACCTCCTCTTCAACCCCATGACGAAGATGAAGGTGACCACGGAGGGCGAGAAGGTCATCGACCTGATGTGGGACGTCATCGCCGCCAAGGGCTTCGAGAAGGACACCTACTTCGCCCAGGCCGCCGTCGAGATCCGCGGTCTGCCGAAGCTGGAGGGCACGGTCCACGTCAACCTCGCCCTGATCCTCAAGTTCATGGGCAACCACCTGCTGAACCCGGCCGAGTACGAGCCCGTGCCGACCCGTCTGGACGCGGCCGACGACGACTTCCTCTTCCGGCAGGGGCCGGCCCGCGGCCTGGGTGCCATCCGCTTCCACGACTGGCGCACCGCCTACGACGCGTACGCCGATGTGCCCAACGTCGCCCGCTTCCGCGAACAGGCCGACGCCCTCTGCGAGTTCGTCACCACGGCCGCCCCCGACAAGGAGCAGAGCCGCGACCTCGACCTCCTCCTCGCCGTCGGCCAGCTGTTCGCCCTCGTCGTGCACGGCCAGCTGATCCTGGAGCAGGCGCGCCTGACCGGCCTCGACCAGGACGTGCTCGACGAACTCTTCTCGGTTCTCGTGCGTGACTTCTCCGCGCACGCCGTCGAACTGCACGGCAAGGACTCCGCCACCGCACAGCAGCAGAGCTGGGCGCTGGGCGCGGTGCGCCGCCCGGTCGTCGACGAGGCCCGCTCGGCGCGGGTGTGGGAGCGGGTCGAGGCACTGGCCGGGGAGTACGAGATGGCTCCGTAG
- a CDS encoding cupin encodes MVSLPHPLPGAVGLSHLSAYDWEAADGVCGGSPHLHLVCTEAYVVTGGRGAVQTLSPDGYREVPLEAGSVAWFTPGTVHRMVQGGDLRITVLMQNSGLPEAGDAVFTFPPDVLADPERYAATAKLPAKEGPEAEAAARKRRDLAVEGYLPLREALEAGDNGPYLEFQQAAARLVRDKVPTWRELWRAGALATAERTGAQLDALEAGSPDHLAGSGSYDSRPSRIGGYGMCGRRDEYELPGTTLPYHGA; translated from the coding sequence ATGGTGAGCCTTCCGCACCCCCTGCCCGGAGCCGTCGGCCTCTCGCACCTGAGCGCCTATGACTGGGAGGCCGCCGACGGCGTGTGCGGCGGCAGCCCGCATCTGCACCTCGTGTGCACCGAGGCCTACGTCGTCACCGGTGGCCGCGGCGCCGTCCAGACGCTCAGCCCCGACGGCTACCGCGAGGTCCCCCTGGAAGCGGGTTCGGTCGCGTGGTTCACCCCCGGCACCGTGCACCGCATGGTCCAGGGCGGTGACCTGCGGATCACGGTCCTGATGCAGAACAGCGGCCTGCCCGAGGCCGGGGACGCCGTCTTCACCTTCCCGCCCGACGTGCTCGCCGACCCCGAGCGGTACGCCGCCACGGCGAAGCTCCCCGCGAAGGAAGGGCCGGAGGCGGAAGCCGCCGCACGCAAGCGCCGCGACCTGGCCGTCGAGGGCTATCTGCCGCTGCGAGAGGCGCTCGAAGCCGGGGACAACGGCCCCTACCTGGAGTTCCAGCAGGCCGCGGCCCGGCTCGTGCGGGACAAGGTCCCCACCTGGCGCGAACTGTGGCGGGCCGGCGCCCTCGCCACCGCCGAGCGCACCGGCGCGCAGCTCGACGCGCTGGAGGCCGGCAGCCCCGACCACCTCGCGGGATCGGGCTCGTACGACAGCCGCCCCTCCCGCATCGGCGGCTACGGCATGTGCGGGCGCCGCGACGAATACGAACTGCCGGGCACCACGCTCCCGTACCACGGCGCATAG
- a CDS encoding ABC transporter substrate-binding protein, giving the protein MPGNRTKWSCATVAVLTLSVLLTGCGGSDESSGGGRTVLRYTWWGNPDRAARTQEAVALFEKEHPGVTVQTSFAGYEAYKQKLATQAAGGDAPDVMQLDYRQIDQYASGGILLDLGKQKKALRTDAIDSGLLATGVVDGTQYAIPQGRGTEAVVYDAEQWKAAGVALPRKGWTWDEWADAMRELAKKAGKPGSIDPGQSEDCFEVWLRGQGKSLYTKDRDLGFTADDLTRWWTFTDKLRRAGAVSSAEQTTQLDGSVENQPLARGKAVADFNWDAPSSGFTAIVGEGLTLAPMPSGSDGTPGQYFKPSMFMGAAATTEHPEESAEFIDFMINDEKAAAILGASRGIPVNEPIRDDIGPQLKDFDKVVADYQDSVDGSLRTPPKAPPSGDTSLQTTFQRDYDQVSFEQMTPREAAEDFITEAKAELRS; this is encoded by the coding sequence ATGCCCGGAAACAGGACGAAGTGGTCCTGCGCGACGGTCGCGGTGCTCACGCTCAGCGTGCTGCTCACCGGCTGCGGCGGCTCGGACGAATCGAGCGGCGGCGGCAGGACCGTTCTGCGCTACACCTGGTGGGGCAACCCCGACCGGGCGGCCCGTACTCAGGAAGCCGTCGCGCTGTTCGAGAAGGAGCACCCCGGGGTCACGGTGCAGACCTCGTTCGCCGGCTACGAGGCGTACAAGCAGAAGCTCGCCACCCAGGCCGCGGGCGGCGACGCGCCCGACGTGATGCAGCTCGACTACCGGCAGATCGACCAGTACGCGTCCGGCGGCATCCTGCTCGACCTGGGGAAGCAGAAGAAGGCCCTGCGCACGGACGCGATCGACTCCGGCCTCCTCGCCACCGGCGTCGTGGACGGCACCCAGTACGCGATCCCGCAGGGGCGCGGCACCGAGGCCGTCGTGTACGACGCCGAGCAGTGGAAGGCGGCAGGGGTGGCGCTCCCGCGCAAGGGCTGGACCTGGGACGAATGGGCCGACGCCATGCGGGAGTTGGCGAAGAAGGCAGGCAAGCCCGGCTCCATCGACCCCGGACAGAGCGAGGACTGCTTCGAGGTGTGGCTGCGCGGCCAGGGCAAGTCGCTGTACACGAAGGACCGCGACCTCGGCTTCACGGCCGACGACCTCACCCGCTGGTGGACCTTCACCGACAAGCTGCGGCGCGCGGGCGCGGTGTCGTCCGCCGAGCAGACCACGCAGCTCGACGGGTCGGTGGAGAACCAGCCGCTGGCCCGCGGCAAGGCGGTCGCCGACTTCAACTGGGACGCGCCCTCCAGCGGATTCACGGCGATCGTGGGCGAAGGCCTGACCCTCGCCCCGATGCCCTCGGGCTCGGACGGGACGCCCGGCCAGTACTTCAAGCCCTCGATGTTCATGGGCGCGGCGGCCACCACCGAACACCCTGAGGAATCCGCCGAGTTCATCGACTTCATGATCAATGACGAGAAGGCGGCGGCGATCCTCGGCGCCTCCCGCGGCATCCCCGTCAACGAGCCGATCCGAGACGACATCGGCCCCCAGCTCAAGGACTTCGACAAGGTCGTCGCCGACTACCAGGACTCCGTCGACGGCAGCCTCAGGACACCGCCGAAGGCCCCGCCCAGCGGCGACACCTCCCTGCAGACCACCTTCCAGCGCGACTACGACCAGGTGTCGTTCGAGCAGATGACACCCCGCGAGGCCGCGGAGGACTTCATCACCGAGGCGAAGGCGGAGCTGAGGTCATGA